Proteins encoded together in one Variovorax paradoxus EPS window:
- a CDS encoding ABC transporter permease — protein MSGFWSRLISLTRKEFRQLLRDRSNLAIGILLPTVLILIFGYGMSLDVKNAPVAVVMEDASPTAHEAIAGLQLSPTIAPVLLGSMHDAEELMRERKVDGIVRIPSDFSRALAAGNARVQLIVHGADAGRATIILAYVSGALAQTAVRRADRLGSTTGADAPPVGSVTVEQRMWFNAANTSTWYLVPGLIVLIMTLVGAFLTALVMAREWERGTLEALFVTPVRPVEILLAKIIPYFGVGMLGLALCLLAARFLFAVPMYGSLVVVVFSSMLYLIVAVSLGLVISSVTRNQFLASQIALIATFMPSMMLSGFLFDLRNVPTAVRVIGHALPATYFMDLIKTLFLAGDVWPLIWRNCGILLCYAVGLLLIARAVTRKSLD, from the coding sequence ATGAGCGGCTTCTGGTCACGCCTCATCTCCCTCACGCGGAAGGAATTCCGCCAGTTGCTGCGCGACCGCAGCAACCTCGCGATCGGCATCCTGCTGCCGACGGTGCTGATCCTGATCTTCGGCTACGGCATGTCGCTGGACGTGAAGAACGCCCCCGTGGCCGTGGTGATGGAAGACGCCTCGCCGACGGCGCACGAAGCCATCGCCGGCCTGCAGCTCTCGCCCACCATCGCGCCGGTACTGCTGGGCTCGATGCACGACGCCGAGGAACTGATGCGCGAGCGCAAGGTCGACGGCATCGTGCGCATCCCGAGCGACTTCTCGCGCGCGCTGGCCGCGGGCAACGCGCGCGTGCAGCTGATCGTGCATGGCGCCGACGCGGGCCGCGCGACCATCATCCTCGCCTACGTGAGCGGCGCCCTCGCCCAGACGGCCGTGCGGCGGGCCGACCGCCTCGGCAGCACGACGGGCGCCGACGCGCCGCCCGTGGGCAGCGTCACCGTCGAGCAGCGCATGTGGTTCAACGCCGCGAACACGAGCACCTGGTACCTGGTGCCGGGGCTCATCGTGCTCATCATGACGCTGGTCGGCGCCTTCCTCACCGCGCTGGTGATGGCGCGCGAATGGGAGCGTGGCACGCTCGAGGCGCTGTTCGTCACGCCGGTGCGGCCGGTCGAGATATTGCTGGCCAAGATCATTCCGTACTTCGGCGTCGGCATGCTGGGGCTGGCGCTGTGCCTCCTGGCCGCGCGCTTCCTCTTCGCGGTGCCGATGTACGGCTCGCTCGTCGTGGTGGTGTTCAGCTCGATGCTCTACCTGATCGTGGCCGTGAGCCTGGGCCTGGTCATCTCGTCGGTCACGCGCAACCAGTTCCTCGCGAGCCAGATCGCACTGATCGCGACCTTCATGCCCTCGATGATGCTGTCGGGCTTTCTCTTCGACCTGCGCAACGTGCCCACGGCCGTGCGCGTCATCGGCCATGCGCTGCCGGCCACCTACTTCATGGACCTGATCAAGACGCTGTTCCTCGCGGGCGACGTCTGGCCGCTC
- a CDS encoding ATP-binding cassette domain-containing protein: MSATGPAVAGRSLHKRFTLKSSKQAVHALDGVSLEIPAGTLTALVGPDGAGKTTLLRLVAGLMRADQGELRVLGIDVSADPQAVQDRISYMPQRFGLYDDLSVQENLDLYADLHGVSKDKRRERYARLMEMTDLGRFTDRPAGKLSGGMKQKLGLACTLVRSPDLLLLDEPTVGVDPLSRRELWQIVQQLVDDEKLSVIVSTAYLDEAERCSHVFVLREGKLLAQGTPAEIRDHAQGLCFIAAPPEGEPPRLMQARLLDAQQDIVDAVPQGGEVHFIRRKDTDDAALATLLAGAHAEPVPPRLEDGFMTLLRTQQASAPITTAAATANRAKGNSDEVVIEVKDLVRRFGDFVAVASTSFSVRRGEIFGLLGPNGAGKTTTFRMLCGLLPASGGQLRVAGVDLRHARAEARQRIGYVSQKFALYGNLTVRENLSFFGGAYGQRGQRLRDRMDTVLRQFDLERELDTPSGQLPGGYRQRLAMATGLLHEPEILFLDEPTSGADPLARREFWRRITALAEGGTTIVITTHFMEEAEYCDRIVIQDAGKVLAIGTPREVRAQALDGDDGDKRIDMEQAFIGIVEKARRRGKETPAKQREGTTA; this comes from the coding sequence ATGTCCGCCACCGGGCCGGCGGTTGCCGGACGCTCCCTGCACAAGCGCTTCACGCTCAAGTCGTCGAAGCAAGCTGTGCACGCGCTCGACGGCGTGTCGCTCGAAATCCCCGCGGGGACGCTCACCGCGCTGGTCGGGCCGGACGGCGCGGGCAAGACCACGCTGCTGCGCCTGGTGGCCGGCCTCATGCGAGCCGACCAGGGCGAGCTGCGTGTGCTCGGCATCGACGTGTCGGCCGACCCGCAGGCGGTGCAGGACCGCATCAGCTACATGCCGCAGCGCTTCGGCCTCTACGACGACCTGAGCGTGCAGGAGAACCTGGACCTCTACGCCGACCTGCACGGCGTCTCGAAGGACAAGCGCCGCGAGCGCTATGCGCGGCTGATGGAAATGACCGACCTCGGCCGCTTCACCGACCGCCCCGCGGGCAAGCTCTCGGGCGGCATGAAGCAGAAGCTGGGCCTGGCCTGTACGCTGGTGCGCTCGCCCGACCTGCTGCTGCTCGACGAGCCGACCGTGGGCGTCGATCCGCTCTCGAGGCGCGAACTCTGGCAGATCGTGCAGCAGTTGGTGGACGACGAAAAACTGTCGGTGATCGTGAGCACCGCCTACCTCGACGAGGCCGAGCGCTGCAGCCATGTGTTCGTGCTGCGTGAGGGCAAGCTGCTCGCGCAAGGCACGCCGGCTGAGATTCGCGACCATGCACAGGGCCTGTGCTTCATCGCCGCGCCGCCGGAGGGCGAACCGCCACGCCTGATGCAGGCCCGCCTGCTCGATGCGCAGCAGGACATCGTCGATGCCGTGCCGCAAGGCGGCGAGGTGCACTTCATCCGTCGCAAGGACACGGACGATGCGGCGCTCGCCACGCTGCTGGCTGGCGCGCACGCGGAGCCGGTGCCGCCGCGACTCGAAGACGGCTTCATGACGCTGCTGCGCACGCAGCAAGCATCCGCGCCAATCACGACCGCAGCCGCGACGGCGAACCGCGCCAAGGGCAACTCCGACGAAGTCGTCATCGAAGTGAAAGACCTCGTGCGCCGCTTCGGCGACTTCGTCGCCGTCGCGAGCACCAGCTTCTCGGTGCGGCGCGGCGAAATCTTCGGCCTACTCGGTCCCAACGGCGCGGGCAAGACCACCACCTTCCGCATGCTCTGCGGCCTCTTGCCTGCGAGCGGCGGCCAGTTGCGCGTAGCCGGCGTGGACCTGCGCCATGCGCGCGCAGAGGCGCGCCAGCGCATCGGCTACGTCTCGCAGAAGTTCGCGCTCTACGGCAACCTCACGGTGCGTGAAAACCTCTCGTTCTTCGGCGGCGCCTACGGCCAGCGTGGGCAGCGGCTGCGCGACCGCATGGACACGGTGCTGCGCCAGTTCGACCTCGAACGCGAACTCGACACACCCAGCGGCCAGTTGCCCGGCGGCTACCGCCAGCGCCTCGCGATGGCCACCGGCCTCTTGCACGAGCCCGAGATCCTGTTCCTGGACGAACCCACGAGCGGCGCCGACCCGCTCGCGCGCCGCGAGTTCTGGCGCCGCATCACCGCGTTGGCCGAAGGCGGCACCACCATCGTCATCACCACGCACTTCATGGAAGAGGCCGAGTACTGCGACCGCATCGTGATCCAGGACGCCGGCAAGGTGCTCGCCATCGGCACACCACGCGAGGTGCGCGCGCAGGCGCTGGACGGCGACGACGGCGACAAGCGCATCGACATGGAACAGGCCTTCATCGGCATCGTCGAGAAGGCGCGGCGCAGGGGCAAGGAAACCCCGGCGAAGCAGCGTGAAGGAACCACGGCATGA
- a CDS encoding HlyD family efflux transporter periplasmic adaptor subunit, with protein MNKKPLIAVAVVALLLAAAGGWWYAHRSAAPSDRLVLYGNVDVRQVSLAFNANDRVAELAVREGDHVRAGQVLGRLDTRTLALRVAQSQARIGVQEQALLRLKTGSRPEEVAQAGAQVAGAQADADLAQQQLARLQGISQTTAGRAVSQQDLDSAQAKRKVALAQLDNARKARQLVVTGPRKEDIAQAQAQLESARADLALMNHQLTEAELKAPIDAVVRARLLEPGDMASPQRPAFTLAITDPKWVRAYVAESDLGRVKPGQAASVSTDSHPGEAIAGKVGYIASVAEFTPKTVQTEELRSSLVYEIRVMVEDKQDRLRLGMPATVRLQFSDTTGKP; from the coding sequence ATGAACAAGAAACCTCTCATCGCCGTCGCTGTCGTCGCGCTGCTGCTCGCCGCGGCCGGCGGCTGGTGGTACGCCCACCGCTCGGCCGCGCCGTCCGACCGGCTCGTGCTCTACGGCAACGTCGATGTGCGCCAGGTCTCGCTCGCCTTCAACGCCAACGACCGCGTGGCCGAGCTCGCGGTGCGCGAAGGCGACCACGTCCGGGCAGGCCAGGTGCTCGGCAGGCTCGACACCCGCACGTTGGCGTTGCGCGTGGCGCAGTCGCAGGCGCGCATCGGCGTACAGGAGCAGGCCCTGCTGCGCCTGAAGACCGGCAGCCGCCCTGAGGAAGTGGCGCAAGCCGGCGCGCAGGTGGCCGGCGCGCAGGCGGATGCCGACCTCGCGCAGCAGCAGCTCGCGCGCCTGCAGGGCATCAGCCAGACCACCGCCGGCCGTGCGGTGAGCCAGCAGGACCTCGACAGCGCGCAGGCCAAGCGCAAGGTGGCCCTCGCGCAACTGGACAACGCACGCAAGGCGCGGCAACTCGTCGTCACCGGCCCGCGCAAGGAAGACATCGCGCAGGCGCAGGCCCAGCTCGAATCCGCGCGCGCCGACCTCGCGCTCATGAACCACCAGCTCACCGAAGCGGAACTGAAGGCGCCCATCGACGCCGTGGTGCGCGCCCGCCTGCTCGAACCCGGCGACATGGCCTCGCCGCAGCGTCCGGCGTTCACGCTCGCGATCACCGATCCCAAGTGGGTGCGCGCCTATGTGGCCGAGTCTGATCTGGGCCGCGTGAAGCCGGGCCAGGCCGCCAGCGTGAGCACCGACAGCCACCCTGGCGAGGCCATCGCCGGCAAGGTCGGCTACATCGCCTCGGTGGCGGAGTTCACGCCCAAGACCGTGCAGACCGAGGAGCTGCGCAGCAGCCTCGTCTACGAGATCCGCGTGATGGTCGAGGACAAGCAGGACCGCCTGCGCCTGGGCATGCCGGCCACCGTGCGGCTGCAGTTCTCCGACACCACCGGCAAGCCCTGA
- a CDS encoding TetR/AcrR family transcriptional regulator, which yields MATSSSSTSVRAQRTDGNTTRLHILETAGQLFAERGFADATSKEICTRAGTNMAAINYHFNGRDGLYEAVLIEAHRQVVSIDELASLASASSDPRLKLRAFLTHLIEMGSQPKAPWGFRVVLREALSPSPALPMMIKRAVLPKAKLLRGLLGAIVGLPDDHPAVQRALLFTVLPCIVMMVAPKDLSNKVLPALKDTQALADDLMRYVLAGLDAVAKEAKAAEPAESVAAPAKAGKRR from the coding sequence ATGGCCACCAGCTCTTCCAGTACTTCCGTGCGCGCGCAGCGCACCGACGGCAACACCACGCGCCTGCACATCCTGGAGACCGCGGGCCAGCTGTTCGCCGAACGCGGTTTCGCCGATGCCACGAGCAAGGAAATCTGCACCCGCGCCGGCACCAACATGGCCGCGATCAACTACCACTTCAACGGCCGCGACGGGCTCTACGAGGCCGTGCTGATCGAGGCGCACCGACAGGTGGTGAGCATCGACGAGCTGGCCAGCCTCGCCAGCGCATCGAGCGATCCGCGGCTCAAGCTGCGTGCGTTTCTCACGCACCTGATCGAGATGGGCAGCCAGCCCAAGGCGCCCTGGGGTTTCCGCGTGGTGCTGCGGGAAGCCCTGTCGCCGTCGCCGGCGCTGCCGATGATGATCAAGCGCGCGGTGCTGCCCAAGGCCAAGCTGCTGCGCGGCCTGCTCGGTGCCATCGTGGGATTGCCCGACGACCATCCGGCGGTGCAGCGCGCACTGCTGTTCACCGTGCTGCCGTGCATCGTGATGATGGTGGCGCCCAAGGACCTGAGCAACAAGGTGCTGCCGGCGCTGAAGGACACCCAGGCCCTGGCCGACGACCTGATGCGCTACGTGCTTGCCGGTCTCGATGCGGTGGCGAAGGAAGCCAAGGCCGCTGAGCCGGCCGAGTCCGTGGCAGCGCCGGCTAAAGCTGGAAAGCGACGGTAA
- a CDS encoding phospholipase D-like domain-containing protein, which yields MPTPAFDWLPSPSQHFLVVTFALLVYVLTTRARREQRAPTTAIAWVMGLVLMPYLILPIYLLFGQRKLRPAGSPRPPRSVPPGHWAADLIESFGLAPPGRCAVRLHADGEQARLALFEVIDGARERIDVCTFIIGDDPLGHAVLARLAQRARDGIKVRVLLDGFGALSLPRHHFDLLRAAGGEVAVFRPFFSLRRTGPRNLRNHRKFTIADDGWLWSGGRNLAGEYFTGNDKHPEAWRDLSFDLRGSVAAAAARQFDHDWRSVRVRKARAITCDDLLEAPGTAMAQFLPSGPDQTEDTAHALLIDACFRAEHRILAITPYFVPGDGLRDALRLAARRGVQVTIAMPAQSNHRLADFVRARAMRDLARAGVSFRMLPFMAHAKAVVVDNELAMCGSINLDLRSLLLNHEAAVVFYGANEIDWLAEWIDTTASAGEPYRARRPGLVRDVAEGLLLTVAFQL from the coding sequence ATGCCGACTCCTGCGTTCGACTGGCTGCCCTCTCCCTCGCAGCATTTCCTCGTCGTCACTTTTGCGCTGCTGGTCTACGTACTGACCACGCGCGCGCGCCGCGAGCAGCGCGCCCCCACCACCGCCATCGCGTGGGTGATGGGGCTGGTGCTGATGCCCTACCTGATCCTCCCGATCTACCTGCTGTTCGGCCAGCGCAAGCTGCGCCCGGCCGGCTCGCCGCGGCCGCCGCGCTCGGTGCCGCCGGGGCACTGGGCGGCCGACCTGATCGAGAGCTTCGGCCTCGCGCCGCCGGGGCGTTGCGCGGTGCGCCTGCATGCCGACGGCGAGCAGGCGCGGCTCGCGTTGTTCGAGGTGATCGACGGCGCGCGCGAGCGCATCGACGTGTGCACCTTCATCATCGGCGACGACCCGCTGGGCCATGCGGTGCTGGCACGGCTCGCGCAGCGTGCGCGGGACGGCATCAAGGTGCGGGTGCTGCTCGACGGCTTCGGCGCGCTCTCGCTGCCGCGCCATCACTTCGACCTGCTGCGCGCGGCGGGCGGCGAGGTGGCGGTGTTCCGTCCCTTCTTCAGCCTGCGCCGCACCGGGCCGCGCAACCTGCGCAACCACCGCAAGTTCACCATCGCCGACGACGGCTGGCTCTGGTCGGGCGGGCGCAATCTCGCGGGCGAATACTTCACCGGCAACGACAAGCACCCCGAGGCCTGGCGCGATCTTTCTTTCGACCTGCGCGGCAGCGTGGCGGCCGCTGCGGCACGCCAGTTCGATCACGACTGGCGCTCGGTGCGCGTGCGCAAGGCGCGGGCCATCACCTGCGACGACCTGCTCGAAGCCCCCGGCACCGCGATGGCCCAGTTCCTGCCGAGCGGCCCCGACCAGACCGAGGACACGGCGCATGCGCTGCTGATCGACGCGTGCTTTCGCGCCGAGCACCGCATCCTCGCGATCACGCCCTACTTCGTGCCCGGCGACGGCCTGCGCGATGCGCTGCGGCTGGCGGCCCGGCGCGGCGTGCAGGTGACGATCGCGATGCCCGCGCAATCCAACCATCGCCTGGCCGACTTCGTGCGCGCCCGCGCCATGCGCGACCTGGCGCGCGCGGGCGTGAGCTTTCGCATGCTGCCCTTCATGGCGCACGCCAAGGCGGTGGTGGTCGACAACGAGCTGGCGATGTGCGGCTCGATCAACCTCGATCTGCGCAGCCTGCTGCTGAACCACGAGGCGGCGGTCGTGTTCTACGGCGCGAACGAGATCGACTGGCTGGCCGAGTGGATCGACACCACCGCCTCGGCCGGGGAGCCGTATCGCGCGCGGCGGCCGGGCCTCGTGCGCGACGTGGCCGAGGGGCTGCTGCTTACCGTCGCTTTCCAGCTTTAG
- a CDS encoding glutathione S-transferase family protein has product MTTHIYSGPLSMFGAKVEIAAREKGVAFDLVMVPFTKDDAYEPKHPEVLRVNAVKQQVPVLVDDAVALFDSTQIFEYLEDRYPTPALWPEGIADRARARQLEQKADEVFFPNVIKLFGLQNDMQSAPAVAACAACARYYAEMEGLLAGREYLAGPYSFADIAFYMACIFADRKGAGMTDATPRLIAWRNRVRDRPAVHAVVDPMMKFLASEGREVPAFLQR; this is encoded by the coding sequence ATGACGACTCACATCTATTCCGGCCCCCTCAGCATGTTCGGCGCCAAGGTCGAGATCGCGGCACGCGAAAAAGGCGTCGCCTTCGACCTCGTCATGGTGCCGTTCACCAAGGACGACGCCTACGAGCCGAAGCACCCCGAGGTGCTTCGGGTCAACGCCGTCAAGCAGCAGGTGCCCGTGCTGGTCGACGACGCGGTGGCGCTGTTCGACTCGACCCAGATCTTCGAATACCTCGAAGACCGCTACCCCACTCCCGCCCTGTGGCCCGAAGGCATCGCCGACCGGGCACGGGCGCGGCAGCTGGAGCAGAAGGCCGACGAGGTGTTCTTCCCGAACGTCATCAAGCTCTTCGGCCTGCAGAACGACATGCAGAGCGCGCCGGCCGTCGCCGCGTGCGCAGCCTGCGCGCGCTACTACGCCGAGATGGAAGGCCTGCTCGCCGGACGCGAATACCTCGCGGGCCCCTACTCCTTCGCGGACATCGCCTTCTACATGGCCTGCATCTTTGCCGACCGCAAGGGCGCCGGCATGACCGATGCGACGCCACGCCTCATCGCCTGGCGCAACCGCGTGCGCGACCGACCCGCGGTGCATGCGGTGGTCGATCCGATGATGAAGTTCCTCGCCTCCGAGGGCCGCGAGGTGCCCGCCTTCCTGCAGCGCTGA
- a CDS encoding 5-methyltetrahydropteroyltriglutamate--homocysteine S-methyltransferase, whose amino-acid sequence MSQHAALPARYDHVGSFLRPKYLLEAREQKAKGEITPEQLRTVEDKAITEIVRFQEDIGLKSITDGEFRRTYFHIDFLDQLGGVKTDIPVTIRKPDGTEELAPPAMRVIDKVRHVKDIQLADFQYLKSQVSAGRTPKVTIPSPTMLHFRGGRAGISKDAYPELDPVFYDDVAKAYGDELRSLAAAGCTYVQMDDTNLAYLCDEHMREAARKRGDDPNELPHRYAAFINKVVAQKPPGMLLAMHLCRGNFKSTHAAAGNYEPVAEALLKEMDLDAYFMEYDDARSGDFKPLRYLPKGKTVVLGLVTTKFGEMEDKDELKRRIEDAAKYAPLEQLALSPQCGFSSTVHGNNIAVEAQRNKLRLVVETAQEVWGST is encoded by the coding sequence ATGTCCCAGCACGCCGCCCTGCCCGCACGCTACGACCACGTCGGCAGTTTCCTGCGCCCCAAATACCTGCTCGAAGCGCGCGAGCAGAAAGCCAAGGGCGAGATCACGCCCGAGCAACTGCGCACGGTCGAAGACAAGGCCATCACCGAGATCGTCCGCTTCCAGGAAGACATCGGCCTCAAAAGCATTACCGACGGCGAGTTCCGCCGCACGTACTTCCACATCGACTTTCTCGACCAGTTGGGCGGCGTGAAGACCGACATTCCGGTCACCATCCGCAAGCCCGACGGCACCGAGGAACTGGCGCCGCCCGCGATGCGCGTGATCGACAAGGTGCGCCACGTCAAGGACATCCAGCTTGCCGATTTCCAGTACCTCAAGAGCCAGGTTTCCGCGGGCCGCACGCCCAAGGTGACGATCCCCTCGCCGACCATGCTGCACTTCCGCGGCGGCCGCGCCGGCATCAGCAAGGACGCGTACCCCGAGCTCGACCCGGTGTTCTACGACGACGTAGCCAAGGCCTATGGCGACGAACTGCGCTCGCTGGCCGCCGCCGGCTGCACCTACGTGCAGATGGACGACACCAACCTTGCCTACCTCTGCGACGAGCACATGCGCGAAGCCGCCCGCAAGCGCGGCGACGACCCGAACGAACTGCCGCATCGCTATGCCGCATTCATCAACAAGGTGGTCGCGCAGAAGCCGCCGGGCATGTTGCTCGCGATGCACCTGTGCCGCGGCAACTTCAAGAGCACGCACGCCGCGGCCGGCAACTACGAGCCGGTGGCCGAGGCGCTCCTGAAGGAGATGGACCTGGACGCCTACTTCATGGAATACGACGACGCCCGCTCGGGCGACTTCAAGCCGCTGCGCTATCTGCCCAAGGGCAAGACGGTGGTGCTGGGCCTCGTGACCACCAAGTTCGGCGAGATGGAGGACAAGGACGAGCTCAAGCGCCGCATCGAGGACGCCGCCAAGTACGCGCCGCTCGAGCAGCTCGCGCTGTCGCCGCAGTGCGGCTTCTCCAGCACGGTGCATGGCAACAACATCGCAGTGGAAGCGCAGCGCAACAAGCTGCGCCTGGTGGTCGAGACGGCGCAGGAGGTCTGGGGCTCGACCTGA
- a CDS encoding aromatic ring-hydroxylating dioxygenase subunit alpha produces the protein MKTPTTAFPLNAWYAAAYDVEVRHALLSRTICNQKVVLFRRTDGQVAVLEDACWHRLMPLSLGRLEGDELVCGYHGLVYNSQGRCTHMPSQETLNPSACVRSFPVVEKHRFVWIWPGDPAKADPALVPDMHWNDDPAWAGDGKMIRVNCDYRLVVDNLMDLTHETFVHGSSIGNREVAEAPFVATHGDRSATVTRWMEGIDAPPFWGGQIRHARGYTGKVDRWQIIRFEGPCTVNIDVGVAEAGSGAVPKDGNPGDRSKGVNGYVLNTITPETDKTCLYFWAFARNYCLGEQRLTHELREGVAGIFREDELVLEAQQKAMDDHPDHQFYNLNIDAGSMWARRLIDRMVEKEKPARAAIPIRPVDQKQAA, from the coding sequence ATGAAAACGCCCACGACCGCCTTTCCACTGAACGCCTGGTACGCCGCCGCCTACGACGTCGAAGTGCGCCACGCGCTGCTGTCCCGCACGATCTGCAACCAGAAAGTGGTGCTGTTCCGCCGCACCGACGGCCAGGTGGCAGTGCTCGAAGACGCCTGCTGGCACCGCCTGATGCCGCTCTCGCTCGGCCGCCTCGAAGGCGACGAACTGGTCTGCGGTTATCACGGCCTCGTCTACAACAGCCAGGGCCGCTGCACCCACATGCCGAGCCAGGAAACGCTCAATCCCTCGGCCTGCGTGCGCAGCTTTCCGGTGGTCGAGAAGCACCGCTTCGTCTGGATCTGGCCCGGCGACCCGGCCAAGGCCGACCCGGCGCTCGTGCCCGACATGCACTGGAACGACGACCCCGCCTGGGCCGGCGACGGCAAGATGATCCGCGTCAACTGCGACTACCGGCTCGTGGTCGACAACCTCATGGACTTGACGCACGAGACCTTCGTGCACGGCTCCTCCATCGGCAACCGCGAAGTCGCCGAGGCGCCCTTCGTCGCCACGCACGGCGACCGCTCGGCCACCGTCACGCGCTGGATGGAAGGCATCGACGCGCCGCCGTTCTGGGGCGGCCAGATCCGCCATGCGCGCGGCTACACGGGCAAGGTCGATCGCTGGCAGATCATCCGTTTCGAAGGTCCGTGCACGGTGAACATCGACGTCGGCGTGGCCGAGGCCGGCAGCGGCGCGGTACCCAAGGACGGCAACCCCGGCGACCGCAGCAAGGGCGTCAACGGCTACGTGCTCAACACCATCACGCCCGAGACCGACAAGACCTGCCTCTACTTCTGGGCGTTCGCGCGCAACTACTGCCTCGGCGAGCAGCGCCTCACGCACGAGTTGCGCGAAGGCGTGGCCGGCATCTTCCGCGAAGACGAACTGGTGCTCGAAGCCCAGCAGAAGGCGATGGACGACCACCCCGACCACCAGTTCTACAACCTCAACATCGATGCCGGTTCGATGTGGGCGCGCCGGCTGATCGACCGCATGGTCGAGAAGGAAAAGCCCGCGCGCGCCGCGATCCCGATCCGGCCCGTCGACCAGAAGCAGGCCGCATGA
- a CDS encoding GntR family transcriptional regulator, which yields MKAAVVSPIEPGDTGSSQAVKAQLRLREMILAGELPGGARIAEVAISEQLGVSRTPVRSALMRLEQEGLLEALPNGGYAVRTFSERDVADAIELRGTLEGLVARLAAERGAAPVVLREARACLQRIDELLREPALDDAAFSRYVTHNEKFHALLCEMAGSPVIAQQLERVVNLPFASPSGFVIVQANSPAARDMLVIAQDQHLQVLDAIESGEGSRAEALMREHSRIARRNLREALHGTPTAEQRPLPGVQLIRRRG from the coding sequence ATGAAGGCCGCCGTGGTTTCCCCCATCGAACCCGGCGACACCGGCAGTTCGCAGGCCGTGAAGGCGCAGTTGCGGCTGCGCGAAATGATCCTTGCGGGCGAACTGCCCGGCGGTGCGCGCATCGCCGAAGTGGCGATCTCCGAACAGCTCGGCGTCTCGCGCACGCCGGTGCGCAGCGCGCTGATGCGGCTCGAACAGGAAGGCTTGCTCGAAGCGCTGCCCAACGGTGGGTACGCGGTGCGCACGTTCTCCGAGCGCGACGTGGCCGATGCCATCGAGCTGCGCGGCACGCTCGAAGGACTGGTCGCCCGTCTCGCGGCCGAACGCGGCGCGGCGCCCGTCGTGTTGCGTGAAGCGCGCGCCTGCCTGCAACGCATCGACGAACTGCTGCGCGAGCCCGCGCTCGACGATGCGGCGTTCTCCCGCTACGTCACGCACAACGAGAAATTCCATGCGCTGCTGTGCGAGATGGCCGGCAGCCCGGTCATCGCGCAGCAACTGGAGCGCGTGGTCAACCTGCCGTTCGCCTCGCCGTCGGGCTTCGTCATCGTGCAGGCCAATTCGCCGGCCGCGCGCGACATGCTCGTGATTGCGCAGGACCAGCACCTGCAGGTGCTCGACGCCATCGAATCCGGCGAAGGCTCGCGCGCCGAGGCGCTGATGCGCGAGCACAGCCGCATCGCGCGACGCAACCTGCGCGAGGCGCTGCACGGCACGCCGACCGCCGAGCAGCGCCCGCTGCCCGGCGTGCAACTGATCCGCCGCCGCGGCTGA
- a CDS encoding PDR/VanB family oxidoreductase: MKSDLQWMQAQVVALRDVTPTVREFELRPESGFAASYEPGAHLQVQVMTAQGRLQTRSYSLVGEGDGQCWRIAVKRLDDGRGGSLAMWQLAPGDRLQVSAPQNHFALDLSAPGYLLVAGGIGITPLVLMAQRLGAHAKRSGVPVKMLYGARHAGEFGYLPHLQEALGENVAAHEGSKPIDFQAAIAELPPGGQLYTCGPVPMLEAVKRAWEAAGRAPADLRFETFGSSGRLATQAFTVRIPRHDLSITVPADCTLLDALDAAGVQTLSDCKRGECGLCATDVLSVEGEVDHRDVFLSAHEKAATTRICACVSRAVGTLTLDSAYRADS; the protein is encoded by the coding sequence ATGAAAAGCGATCTTCAATGGATGCAGGCGCAGGTGGTTGCGCTGCGCGATGTCACGCCCACGGTGCGCGAGTTCGAGCTCCGGCCCGAGTCGGGCTTTGCCGCGTCGTATGAACCCGGCGCCCACCTGCAGGTGCAGGTGATGACTGCGCAGGGCAGGCTGCAGACGCGCTCGTATTCGCTCGTCGGCGAGGGCGACGGCCAGTGCTGGCGCATCGCGGTCAAGCGCCTGGACGACGGCCGCGGCGGCTCGCTCGCGATGTGGCAACTGGCGCCCGGCGACCGGCTGCAGGTGAGCGCGCCGCAGAACCACTTTGCGCTCGACCTTTCCGCGCCCGGGTACCTGCTGGTGGCGGGCGGCATCGGCATCACGCCGCTCGTGCTGATGGCGCAGCGCCTCGGCGCCCATGCGAAGCGCAGCGGGGTGCCGGTGAAGATGCTCTACGGCGCACGCCATGCCGGCGAGTTCGGCTACCTCCCGCATCTGCAGGAGGCACTCGGCGAGAACGTCGCCGCGCACGAAGGCTCGAAGCCAATCGATTTCCAAGCCGCCATCGCCGAGCTGCCGCCCGGCGGTCAGCTCTACACCTGCGGCCCGGTGCCGATGCTCGAAGCCGTCAAGCGCGCCTGGGAGGCGGCCGGCCGCGCCCCGGCGGACCTGCGCTTCGAAACCTTCGGCAGCAGCGGCCGCCTTGCAACGCAGGCTTTCACGGTGCGCATCCCCCGGCACGACCTGTCGATCACCGTGCCCGCCGACTGCACCCTGCTCGATGCGCTCGACGCCGCCGGCGTGCAGACCCTCTCGGACTGCAAGCGCGGCGAATGCGGCCTCTGCGCCACGGACGTGCTCTCGGTCGAAGGCGAAGTCGATCACCGCGACGTGTTCCTGAGCGCCCACGAGAAAGCAGCCACCACCCGCATCTGCGCCTGCGTGTCACGCGCCGTGGGTACGCTCACGCTCGATTCCGCTTACCGCGCCGACAGTTGA